From a single Nematostella vectensis chromosome 3, jaNemVect1.1, whole genome shotgun sequence genomic region:
- the LOC5514213 gene encoding rootletin isoform X2 yields the protein MSYQESKTSYYGGSPEPGLSSVIKRLEDQHLNGDPGSRSPTVPTKIRDIVTKSISPVEHKMAGSSLGDESRMYQSEISRLEDLLAATRAERDEVGSKYMAVSERLEGYMKGGSPERYASTSPSMTTDGPALGDSSLTQQVSYLKNKLEDEHTNYKRKLQAYQDGQQRQAQLIQKLQQKVLQYKRKCGELESSMNEKTTAEENAKRQLQSLNDSLKEKEARLKETEEEHSSDLENALIRLEEENQRSSSLQHVNNMLREQLEQATMANQQLTLDVQKLTNDWNKAREEIESRDEEEQAYFTNEHARLMDLWKSLNGFRRQFSEMKSATQRDLSAVRAEVNKSVRVVQGACMDLDKNLRGMDANTQASLEEERNRRQKAEEQLRDKVKEFMDLQHKYDNEKAALTDKINELTNAKQKAEIQVEEHIKAVDETKKRLQSLESGYARQSEEWETQSEAGMAAIREEADMLSNTLREVVTAIKNDTDASARTLGSPGPDVEDQMDSFLQEEEDSGFRRSVSPSRASRMRSMSPTRARSPAMSDNALATVNSCLHKRNLQLQELKARADAAREAATSCKKQFDESENQRRQLEKALAAAREEVHSVNQKVTEASQDRGRFKAQAEVVATEKQNLEKMRQSLNEQVEGLSAEKEKLQAANNELQRQRDNLEDDKEDLQREVERMAKEINRSQQVTEQLENKQSSLKEEIVNLKEQLSRALLDKEVLEQEKGHVSDVLSKSEVQRAELELEIGKMKSEEIALRDALVKLQSLNEGLGQDKLELNKIIRQMEAEKLAITQEKRDVEAEKHSIRQELIRVEQEKVDLDTERSTLDQNLSLHEQSREKLEQELIIANRERVELGDALNQTTRERDNLHDELVQTRREVERQSTNVVRLAKEKEELTREKSSLTVQVNSSERENRALAENIASMKSEKESLETALYELQQTSTKLESRKEALEAENQELLLAKEALAVDLQRVRKEKEIEEAKLQKDKELLEQRLNQTQRDGEVALKRSEQKHEEEAERLVREKESALVQANQEKEEVFNALTNEKNELAKRLDREKALLVNEIAIIQKERDDQLLMAENEKQQALHVAANEKATLVEKMTKLGQDKENVGVELDRIKRESYSRAEQDKATITRTQDELRNARGRLEDLSKQYQQEAAALKTQIQELTKVKENALREISELKLQLKMAEEARDGVRRELIDAHRKIREGEEAREVARKENTDLKRQLKDEEREKDAVSHTANELRGKVKKSEAEKTNLRRQLDEASQKIASLEETRNGLQKEAGDLRGSLREVEKARLEARRELQQLHNQVKMLDGECLKSKKEISDLKDQLAKDEHLLNEVRRDNHNLKQRLADSDGQKEAAKREIANLSRKMAETEEDNRVREKDLTTALDESRRAEAKAVDKVKNLENILDNANQDNSDLKLKMSGAEGRITGLEAQLARMEGAKNDLEFKLASLHSTLRRTLGIRPPGENSGRSPSPSRTRSPSPRRRMFGRSRSRSPEKSMDDTDAGGRPSSPIRQLSPSRSGDMSMSGEIDPETVRVALRDFAQSMKEAERERDEAVTRANNLQRALAELEEERTRMDQRMQSIQKSLGESEEERRGADGRLSSAQTALMLQEETIRRLERERKALNEKITALDSSLAQAEGDRRQLRDKVANLQQSESKSDQEKEAMRAQIENTESRLTKVELKKRSVEGDIERLRMLNSENEAEKIALQERIDQMLKSQQELESRATSLQLTVDRLTLALAKTEEEEMAFKNKVTELSMSLNDSNSTSQSLQERIQQLQRALTNSEHDRKIMQERLEALKNAQQEAKGRNNMLQDRMQQMKNEQADADVRRMELEGQIRQLQQMLRQQKEAEEELVARIGKLQEEKRELQERLAKFQRSVAAAEQEKRELERAHVRLEKDKKALRNTLDKIEREKLETDETNTRLRDDRERLDRSSANFEHENQELHRQIQILQQQLAETEQSHARKLVEVTSRHRQEIEMEGDRARQSQGQLEKTQMARERAHKQRVKGLEEQVATLKDQLAKELQKKQSYLTRTAQKSDEIKDLRSKLEDSLNIVARDTIYEPTVLDRESQKLEESLVDGSYGSIRPKSASPPPRYSADKFATSTPASPMRRSVTSRRPGPGVSPLRKTRKSNT from the exons ATGAGTTACCAAGAATCTAAAACCTCTTACTATGGCGGTTCCCCAGAACCTGGTTTAAGTTCTGTTATAAAG AGATTGGAAGATCAACATCTGAACGGTGATCCTGGCTCAAGAAGCCCAACAGTTCCTACTAAAATTCGAGATATCGTCACCAAAAGCATCTCCCCTGTTGAACATAAAATGGCCGGTAGTAGCCTCGGAGATGAGTCTCGCATGTACCAGTCTGAAATAAGCCGACTGGAAGACCTTCTAGCGGCTACAAGAGCTGAAAGAGATGAAGTTGGTTCTAAATACATGGCCGTAAGCGAGAGG CTTGAGGGCTACATGAAGGGAGGAAGCCCTGAGCGCTATGCATCAACCAGCCCTTCCATGACCACAGATGGCCCAGCTCTTGGTGACAGCAGTTTGACCCAACAAGTTTCTTACTTAAAGAACAAGCTGGAAGATGAACACACCAATTACAAGCGTAAGCTACAGGCCTACCAAGACGGACAACAGAGACAAGCTCAACTCATTCAAAAACTCCAACAGAAG GTTTTGCAATACAAAAGAAAATGTGGTGAGCTTGAATCAAGCATGAATGAGAAAACAACAGCAGAGGAAAATGCCAAAAGACAGTTGCAATCCTTGAACGACAGCTTGAAAGAGAAGGAGGCTCGTCTCAAGGAGACTGAGGAAGAGCACAGCAGTGATCTAGAGAATGCACTGATTAGACTTGAAGAAGAAAACCAaag gAGTTCCAGCCTGCAGCATGTGAACAACATGCTGCGTGAACAGCTTGAGCAAGCGACAATGGCTAACCAGCAGCTAACCCTGGATGTGCAGAAGCTGACAAATGACTGGAATAAGGCACGGGAGGAGATAGAGTCTCGTGACGAGGAGGAGCAAGCCTATTTCACCAATGAGCATGCTAGGTTGATGGACTTGTGGAAATCACTGAATGGATTCCGTCGCCAGTTCAGTGAGATGAAGTCTGCTACACAGAG GGATCTGTCAGCAGTACGCGCTGAAGTGAACAAGTCAGTGCGAGTTGTTCAAGGTGCTTGTATGGATCTTGATAAGAACCTCCGTGGCATGGATGCCAACACACAGGCTTCTTTGGAAGAGGAGAGAAACAGGAGACAGAAG GCGGAAGAGCAGCTCCGTGATAAAGTAAAGGAATTCATGGATCTTCAGCACAAATATGACAATGAGAAAGCAGCACTCACTGATAA GATCAATGAGCTGACAAATGCTAAGCAGAAGGCAGAAATCCAGGTTGAGGAGCACATAAAGGCTGTGGATGAGACCAAGAAGAGGCTACAGAGCTTG GAGAGTGGCTATGCCCGTCAGTCAGAGGAGTGGGAGACTCAGAGTGAGGCAGGCATGGCTGCAATTCGCGAGGAAGCGGACATGCTCAGCAACACCCTGAGAGAGGTGGTCACAGCAATCAAGAATGACACTGACGCTTCTGCACGAACCCTTGGCTCACCTGGTCCTGATGTTGAGGATCAGATGGACAGCTTCCTTCAGGAGGAGGAAGATTCTGGGTTCCGCCGCTCTGTGTCCCCATCAAGGGCATCCCGCATGCGGTCCATGTCACCCACACGAGCCCGCTCCCCTGCAATGTCTGATAATGCGTTGGCAACTGTGAATTCTTGTTTGCACAAGCGGAACCTGCAGCTACAG GAACTGAAGGCACGTGCCGATGCCGCTCGTGAGGCGGCCACTTCCTGTAAGAAGCAGTTTGATGAGAGTGAAAACCAGCGCCGCCAGCTTGAGAAAGCACTGGCTGCAGCACGCGAAGAGGTCCACTCTGT gaaCCAAAAGGTGACTGAAGCATCACAGGACCGCGGCCGCTTCAAGGCTCAGGCTGAAGTCGTGGCGACCGAGAAGCAGAACCTAGAAAAGATGCGGCAGTCGCTCAATGAACAGGTAGAAGGTCTATCTGCTGAAAAGGAGAAACTTCAGGCTGCCAACAACGAGCTGCAGAGGCAGCGTGACAACCTGGAGGACGACAAGGAGGACCTGCAAAGGGAAGTCGAGAGGATGGCCAAGGAGATTAACCGATCACAGCAAGTGACAGAACAGCTGGAGAACAAGCAGTCTTCTCTCAAGGAGGAAATAGTCAACCTAAAGGAGCAGTTGTCACGTGCACTGCTCGACAAAGAGGTTCTTGAGCAGGAGAAGGGTCACGTGTCTGACGTACTTAGCAAGTCCGAGGTGCAACGCGCCGAACTCGAGCTTGAGATTG GTAAGATGAAGTCCGAGGAAATTGCGTTGCGTGATGCACTTGTAAAGCTACAGTCCCTGAACGAAGGGCTTGGTCAAGACAAACTCGAGCTCAACAAGATCATCAGGCAAATGGAGGCCGAGAAGCTCGCCATCACGCAAGAGAAGCGTGACGTGGAAGCAGAGAAGCATAGCATCCGCCAAGAGCTTATCCGTGTGGAGCAGGAGAAGGTTGACCTAGACACGGAGAGGTCCACGCTAGACCAGAACCTCAGTCTGCACGAGCAGAGCCGCGAGAAGCTAGAGCAGGAATTGATTATTGCCAACCGTGAGCGCGTTGAGCTGGGAGATGCCTTGAATCAGACGACACGCGAGAGAGACAACCTTCATGACGAGCTTGTTCAGACGAGGCGGGAGGTGGAGAGACAGAGCACAAACGTGGTCCGCCTCGCAAAGGAGAAGGAGGAACTTACGAGGGAGAAGTCTAGTCTTACTGTTCAG GTGAACTCCTCAGAGCGAGAGAACCGCGCTCTCGCCGAGAACATTGCCAGTATGAAAAGCGAGAAGGAGTCTCTTGAGACAGCGCTTTACGAGTTACAGCAGACCTCCACCAAGCTGGAGTCCCGCAAAGAAGCCCTAGAGGCAGAGAACCAGGAATTGCTGCTTGCCAAGGAGGCACTGGCCGTGGACCTTCAGCGGGTCAGGAAAGAAAAGGAGATTGAGGAGGCCAAACTACAGAAGGACAAGGAGCTCCTGGAACAGAG GTTAAACCAGACACAGCGCGACGGAGAAGTTGCGCTCAAGCGCTCAGAGCAGAAGCACGAGGAGGAGGCCGAGAGGTTGGTGCGGGAGAAGGAGAGCGCCTTGGTACAGGCTAACCAGGAGAAGGAGGAGGTCTTCAATGCTCTCACCAACGAAAAG AACGAACTGGCAAAGAGACTCGATAGGGAGAAGGCTTTACTTGTCAATGAGATCGCGATCATCCAGAAAGAGCGAGACGATCAGCTGTTGATGGCCGAGAACGAGAAGCAGCAAGCTCTTCACGTGGCCGCCAACGAGAAGGCTACTCTTGTCGAAAAGATGACCAAACTCGGACAGGACAAGGAGAACGTTGGTGTGGAACTAGACCGCATCAAGCGCGAGTCGTACAGCCGCGCGGAGCAAGACAAGGCTACCATTACACGCACTCAGGATGAGCTGAGGAACGCGCGAGGAAGACTCGAAGACCTCAGCAAACAGTACCAACAAGAGGCCGCTGCCCTTAAGACTCAGATCCAGGAGCTGACCAAGGTGAAGGAGAACGCCCTGCGGGAGATCAGCGAGCTCAAACTGCAGCTGAAGATGGCGGAGGAGGCGAGGGACGGCGTCAGACGCGAGCTGATTGATGCCCATCGCAAGATCCGCGAAGGCGAGGAGGCCAGGGAAGTCGCAAGAAAGGAGAATACTGACCTCAAGAGGCAGCTGAAGGATGAGGAGAGGGAGAAGGATGCCGTGTCACACACCGCCAACGAGCTCAGAGGAAAG GTAAAGAAGTCCGAGGCCGAGAAGACGAACCTTCGTCGACAGCTGGATGAGGCGTCCCAGAAGATCGCTTCTCTGGAGGAGACACGTAACGGACTGCAGAAGGAGGCCGGAGACTTAAGGGGAAGCCTGAGAGAAGTGGAGAAGGCGAGACTGGAGGCCAGGAGAGAGCTCCAGCAGCTTCACAATCAG GTCAAGATGCTTGACGGTGAATGCCTTAAGAGTAAGAAGGAGATCTCAGATCTGAAGGACCAGCTTGCCAAAGACGAGCACCTTCTAAACGAGGTTAGACGTGACAACCACAATCTGAAGCAGCGCCTCGCCGACTCGGACGGACAGAAGGAGGCGGCCAAGCGGGAGATCGCCAACCTCAGCCGCAAGATGGCAGAGACCGAGGAAGACAACCGAGTCAG GGAGAAAGATTTGACAACGGCCCTGGACGAGTCTAGGCGCGCTGAAGCCAAGGCCGTAGACAAGGTCAAGAATCTCGAAAACATCCTGGACAATGCTAACCAGGACAACAGCGACCTGAAGCTGAAGATGAGTGGAGCTGAGGGCCGCATCACTGGCCTTGAGGCACAGCTAGCTAGGATGGAAGGCGCTAAGAACGACCTCGAGTTCAAGCTTGCAAGTCTTCATTCAACACTCCGTCGCACACTCGGTATCAGGCCTCCAGGAGAAAATAGTGGAAG gtcCCCATCACCTTCTCGCACCCGTAGCCCCAGTCCCCGGCGCCGCATGTTCGGTCGCAGTCGATCGCGTTCGCCTGAGAAGAGCATGGACGACACCGATGCAGGCGGTCGCCCTTCCTCGCCTATCCGCCAGCTCTCCCCGTCTAGATCCGGCGATATGTCCATGTCTGGCGAGATCGATCCCGAGACCGTGCGGGTCGCGCTGCGGGACTTCGCCCAGAGCATGAAGGAGGCCGAGAGAGAGCGGGACGAGGCTGTGACACGCGCTAATAActtgcagcgcgcgcttgcCGAGTTGGAAGAAGAGCGGACTCGTATGGACCAGCGTATGCAGAGCATCCAG AAATCCCTTGGTGAGTCTGAAGAAGAGCGCCGCGGTGCTGATGGCCGCCTGAGTAGTGCCCAGACTGCGCTCATGCTTCAAGAAGAGACCATAAGGAGACTTGAACGAGAGCGCAAGGCTCTCAACGAGAAGATCACCGCACTCGACTCCAGTCTCGCGCAGGCAGAGGGTGACCGCCGACAGCTGAGAGACAAGGTGGCGAACTTGCAACAGAGCGAGAGTAAGAGCGACCAGGAGAAAGAGGCGATGCGCGCGCAGATTGAGAATACGGAGTCGAGGCTTACGAAGGTGGAACTGAAGAAGAGGTCCGTGGAGGGTGACATTGAGCGACTGCGAATGCTGAACTCGGAGAATGAGGCGGAGAAGATCGCTCTTCAGGAGCGAATTGACCAGATGCTTAAATCTCAGCAAGAGCTGGAGTCACGCGCGACTTCTCTTCAGCTGACGGTGGATAGGCTGACCCTGGCGCTCGCCAAGACCGAGGAAGAGGAGATGGCATTCAAGAACAAGGTGACAGAGCTGTCCATGTCCCTGAATGACAGCAACAGCACCTCGCAGTCGCTACAGGAGAGGATCCAGCAGCTCCAGCGTGCCCTGACCAATAGCGAGCACGACCGCAAGATCATGCAGGAGCGCCTGGAGGCGCTCAAGAACGCCCAGCAGGAGGCCAAGGGCCGTAACAATATGCTACAGGACCGCATGCAACAGATGAAGAACGAACAGGCTGATGCCGAT gtGCGACGCATGGAACTTGAAGGCCAGATCCGCCAGCTGCAGCAGATGCTGCGACAACAGAAGGAGGCCGAGGAGGAACTGGTAGCGAGGATTGGCAAGCTACAAGAGGAGAAGCGTGAGCTCCAGGAACGCCTGGCGAAATTCCAACGCTCGGTGGCCGCGGCCGAGCAGGAGAAAAGGGAACTGGAGCGAGCTCATGTGCGTCTGGAGAAGGATAAGAAGGCTCTTCGTAACACCCTCGACAAG ATTGAACGCGAAAAGCTCGAGACGGACGAGACGAACACGCGTCTGCGCGATGACCGCGAGCGTCTTGATCGATCCAGCGCGAACTTCGAGCACGAGAACCAAGAGCTGCATCGCCAGATTCAGATACTACAGCAGCAGCTGGCCGAGACAGAGCAGTCCCACGCGCGTAAACTCGTggaagtgacgtcacgccACCGTCAGGAGATCGAGATGGAGGGCGATCGCGCGCGTCAGTCTCAGGGCCAACTAGAGAAGACTCAAATGGCTCGCGAGCGTGCACACAAGCAAAGAGTCAAGGGTTTGGAGGAGCAG GTGGCCACACTGAAAGACCAGCTCGCCAAAGAATTACAGAAGAAGCAGTCGTACCTAACCCGCACTGCTCAGAAATCCGACGAGATCAAGGACCTGCGCAGTAAGCTTGAGGATTCCCTGAACATCGTGGCACGTGACACTATCTATGAGCCCACGGTGCTTGACCGCGAGTCGCAGAAACTCGAAGAGTCCCTTGTGGATGGGTCTTACGGATCGATCCGCCCAAAGTCCGCCTCACCCCCGCCAAGATACTCGGCTGACAAATTCGCTACCAGTACCCCAGCCTCGCCAATGCGTCGCTCGGTCACGTCCAGGAGACCTGGGCCCGGCGTCAGCCCCTTACGCAAGACCAGGAAGTCAAACACTTAG